A stretch of Elusimicrobiota bacterium DNA encodes these proteins:
- a CDS encoding translocation/assembly module TamB domain-containing protein, whose amino-acid sequence MRWRKRGGFFALLSVSLFALWWGAGVPRAQRWLKSKLESVLSQALGRPVRSDAVRLSPFLLHFSVENLRVGDPDAPLFACRRWTFYTAVTEETPWSWLFFSLGRSDVEVPVVRWTSTGGPLVWPADLWSRLPRHSIHCIHGALLWDRVGESPIRLADVAGGVDLAADQWTWNLRGVGDPGAWAVSGVLKNGGGGLSVGTARVLLESLPAEFLTRALPPAVGRWTGSGRVLVRARFEARAGTGGTDKAGRVALTDWDVEAEAREARWWPRIPGGGGAVETRGIPVSFQARMDRGRLSVGRLELWRTLTLTGTVLRPWERDQRTVDFSFESGGLDLADVKAGAGGLWRNLPLGGRLGVSGRWAGPWVHPKIDGTAALDQGTLAGVSLPPLRVEARWADGRFGGRAAICGGTISLEAPAPSTGVAVSSWTAVAENVDLGVWAGANGWPEVGGRASGQFVFGRRSEAVSGGWPVQGEGAWAVENFRWGAHHRAETVSGHLSLREDGFRALGDGGRFVAAVDVSSGGWRIDRLAYAAPEGFSFEGNGRLTGDPAAWDLRARLEAFPLRDVPPILRRFPEVVGTLSADGALTGPLNEPRFEGGVRLQGVRWRPGGAVHAADMEFHGSRRHLRLPRLSWDDTVTADGAWIPERGWQLSATFNKTDAARAFDFWSGAGFLSGTVEGQLSLSGAPGAPLDETRGWGNLQWTDGRWGPVEFRRATGVFFLDHSKILLDGLDLRQSSGAFHADGEWTREAPARWAWRANLRAADFRAAGAWDGSAVVSGALDRGRWTGTAISPGLSWDGIGLGEIRAGFHADRSGGSVAPFQSGAGLRGELRWERAGGFLNGWASLDNARWAELLPVGVRSPLLRRSDVVPGRGRALARFSGTWADPRVELQGSVNGAQWKSVGVDIEATAAWSDHRLSVSKASVRLGSGGGATARGEVVFSTTGAPPAAQWSADFNDLRLGPVLTAVVPDNLWDGRATGRVEGRGTMDDPEVQFRASGNLQRGETIEWTIGADCVHRVWTVRQADFGTPEGSLKIRPGGTLAPGPSGGERAQFVADARNIHAGPLTFFGAVAVDGAWRGDPQEISARLTARSLWVNQQWVDRDLAQIRWTPGNLEFEPLSGEAPYLTGRMDLADWPQTRLEDLTLWEGSVRRLWMSGEVGPRRWDFDLRAVGMEAETLVAIANLDWPVTGRWNARVRGRGTPADPGLDAEIRGRDGRLGPVPYDRLEADVAWSGSTVTVRDLRVARSNGYLLTGEAHGPAAGDPSGGGDVGAHLRLQDGELKILQDMWPTCKKARGAFSGELNVESKNGGLRSAGYFEIRDGQLTNRAYARHVKDLGVRLLLVDDRLMVESGAARIGAGRAVLRGDVLLPRDAPPVYNLWLETLGDRGVEVEVPQLSVPPGPVFSRLPVFQESLKGVSRGEPIFVLHATGPQGRHVITADVTLNNSQFTYPPAKGAFHRVPGPRFWRDFWREAAWDVRFHTGKDTWYRNEYVNVEIDGNLALAGRPGAWLANGKIGARQGVINYLGQNFIVTQGAFEVETDTRPGLTHGVYPYISGVAEKTVAGVDARGFANDDVVTMVVDRARLGEIQPRFISRNSPGLKSDRVAMRALGLSGEDQLSQSDRDQLFRAGLVQLVGASAAPLATRLAQNFGIYMINTIYEPPETTESASPLSPTQSPSATAAPARDLATYLRGAGASARIRLTDRLFGVYKVKLDEAQNQFYFRDEIELVYRVAKSLHLRASTELDSEKLLGQPPNRRIALENQWRFGLPRRQSIPKEPPP is encoded by the coding sequence CGCGCCTCTCTTCGCCTGCCGTCGGTGGACGTTTTACACGGCCGTCACCGAAGAAACCCCCTGGTCCTGGCTCTTTTTTTCCCTGGGGCGTTCCGACGTGGAGGTCCCCGTGGTTCGCTGGACGTCCACCGGCGGGCCGTTGGTTTGGCCCGCGGATTTGTGGTCCCGCCTTCCGCGCCATTCGATCCATTGCATTCACGGCGCTTTGCTATGGGATCGCGTCGGCGAATCGCCGATTCGTTTGGCGGACGTGGCCGGCGGGGTCGACCTGGCGGCCGACCAATGGACGTGGAACCTTCGGGGCGTGGGCGACCCCGGCGCCTGGGCCGTTTCGGGCGTTCTCAAGAACGGCGGCGGGGGACTTTCCGTCGGGACGGCGCGCGTCCTCTTGGAGAGTTTGCCCGCCGAATTTTTGACCCGGGCTCTCCCGCCCGCCGTGGGCCGATGGACGGGGTCGGGGCGGGTCCTGGTCCGGGCCCGATTTGAAGCCCGGGCCGGAACCGGAGGGACCGACAAGGCCGGGCGCGTGGCGCTCACGGATTGGGACGTGGAGGCCGAGGCCCGGGAAGCCCGTTGGTGGCCCCGGATTCCCGGGGGAGGCGGCGCGGTGGAGACGCGGGGCATTCCCGTGAGTTTTCAAGCCCGAATGGATCGCGGCCGGCTTTCGGTCGGCCGTCTGGAGCTTTGGCGGACGTTGACCCTGACGGGGACCGTTCTCCGTCCCTGGGAGCGCGACCAGCGAACGGTGGATTTCTCCTTTGAAAGCGGCGGGTTGGATTTGGCCGACGTCAAGGCCGGGGCCGGGGGCCTGTGGCGCAATTTGCCTCTGGGGGGCCGCTTGGGAGTTTCGGGCCGTTGGGCCGGGCCCTGGGTCCACCCCAAAATCGACGGGACCGCCGCCTTGGACCAAGGGACGTTGGCCGGGGTCTCGTTGCCGCCGCTTCGCGTGGAGGCCCGGTGGGCCGACGGTCGGTTCGGGGGGCGGGCCGCGATCTGCGGGGGAACGATCTCGTTGGAGGCCCCCGCGCCGTCCACGGGCGTCGCCGTGTCGTCCTGGACCGCGGTGGCGGAAAACGTGGATTTGGGGGTTTGGGCGGGGGCGAACGGTTGGCCCGAGGTGGGCGGCCGGGCCAGCGGGCAATTCGTGTTCGGCCGACGTTCCGAGGCGGTGTCCGGCGGATGGCCGGTGCAGGGCGAAGGCGCTTGGGCCGTCGAAAATTTTCGCTGGGGGGCCCACCATCGGGCGGAAACCGTTTCCGGCCACCTGTCCCTGCGGGAGGACGGATTTCGGGCCTTGGGCGACGGCGGGCGTTTTGTGGCCGCGGTCGACGTCTCCTCCGGGGGCTGGCGGATCGATCGGTTGGCCTACGCCGCGCCGGAAGGTTTTTCGTTTGAGGGCAACGGCCGGTTGACCGGAGATCCCGCGGCCTGGGACCTGCGGGCCCGGCTCGAGGCCTTTCCCCTTCGGGACGTGCCGCCCATCCTTCGGCGATTCCCCGAGGTCGTTGGAACGCTCTCCGCCGACGGCGCTTTGACCGGGCCCCTGAACGAACCCCGTTTTGAAGGCGGCGTCCGACTCCAAGGCGTTCGTTGGCGCCCGGGCGGCGCCGTTCACGCGGCGGACATGGAATTTCACGGGAGCCGCCGACACCTCCGGTTGCCGCGGTTGTCCTGGGACGACACGGTGACGGCCGACGGGGCCTGGATTCCGGAGCGGGGGTGGCAATTGTCGGCGACCTTCAACAAGACGGACGCGGCCCGGGCCTTCGATTTTTGGTCCGGCGCGGGTTTCCTGTCCGGAACGGTGGAAGGGCAGTTGTCCCTCTCCGGGGCGCCCGGCGCCCCGTTGGACGAGACGCGGGGCTGGGGCAATCTTCAGTGGACCGACGGCCGCTGGGGGCCCGTGGAATTCCGGCGGGCCACCGGGGTGTTTTTTCTCGATCATTCGAAAATCTTGTTGGACGGTTTGGATCTGCGTCAATCGTCCGGGGCATTCCACGCGGACGGGGAATGGACCCGCGAGGCTCCGGCGCGTTGGGCCTGGCGCGCGAATCTTCGGGCCGCCGATTTTCGCGCGGCGGGCGCCTGGGACGGGAGCGCCGTCGTGTCGGGCGCCCTCGATCGGGGCCGATGGACGGGGACGGCGATTTCGCCCGGGTTGTCCTGGGACGGCATCGGGTTGGGCGAGATCCGCGCGGGTTTCCACGCCGACCGATCCGGCGGTTCCGTGGCGCCCTTTCAATCGGGCGCGGGCCTCCGGGGGGAACTTCGCTGGGAAAGGGCCGGGGGCTTCCTGAACGGTTGGGCCTCCTTGGACAACGCCCGTTGGGCCGAATTGCTTCCGGTCGGTGTGCGCTCGCCCCTCCTTCGCCGTTCGGACGTCGTCCCGGGGCGGGGGCGGGCCCTGGCCCGTTTTTCGGGAACGTGGGCCGACCCCCGGGTCGAGCTCCAGGGTTCCGTGAACGGGGCTCAATGGAAATCCGTCGGCGTGGACATCGAGGCGACCGCGGCGTGGTCCGATCACCGTCTCAGCGTTTCGAAAGCCTCGGTGCGGTTGGGCTCGGGCGGCGGGGCCACCGCCCGCGGCGAAGTGGTGTTTTCAACGACCGGGGCTCCGCCCGCCGCCCAATGGTCGGCGGATTTTAACGACCTGCGGCTTGGGCCCGTTCTCACGGCCGTCGTCCCCGATAATCTCTGGGACGGTCGCGCCACCGGCCGCGTGGAAGGTCGCGGGACGATGGACGATCCCGAGGTGCAATTTCGCGCGTCGGGGAACCTTCAACGGGGCGAAACCATCGAATGGACCATCGGAGCGGATTGCGTCCACCGGGTTTGGACCGTCCGCCAGGCGGACTTTGGCACCCCCGAGGGGTCGTTAAAGATCCGGCCCGGGGGAACCCTCGCTCCCGGCCCGTCCGGCGGGGAGCGGGCCCAATTCGTCGCCGACGCCCGAAACATTCACGCGGGCCCCCTGACCTTTTTCGGCGCGGTGGCCGTCGACGGCGCTTGGCGCGGCGACCCTCAAGAAATTTCCGCCCGTCTGACGGCCCGTTCCCTGTGGGTCAACCAGCAATGGGTCGATCGCGATCTCGCGCAAATCCGTTGGACGCCCGGGAACCTGGAATTCGAGCCGTTGTCCGGGGAGGCCCCCTATTTGACCGGACGAATGGATTTGGCCGACTGGCCCCAAACGCGTTTGGAGGATTTGACGCTCTGGGAGGGCTCCGTTCGGCGTTTGTGGATGTCCGGCGAGGTGGGTCCCCGCCGGTGGGATTTCGACCTCCGCGCGGTGGGCATGGAGGCCGAGACCCTCGTGGCCATCGCCAATTTGGACTGGCCCGTGACGGGGCGTTGGAACGCGCGGGTTCGCGGCCGGGGAACGCCCGCCGATCCGGGTCTGGACGCCGAGATTCGGGGGCGGGACGGCCGACTGGGGCCGGTCCCCTACGACCGCCTGGAGGCGGACGTCGCCTGGTCCGGATCCACCGTGACGGTGCGCGATCTGCGCGTGGCCCGTTCGAACGGTTATTTGTTGACGGGCGAAGCCCACGGTCCCGCCGCGGGCGACCCGTCCGGGGGCGGGGACGTCGGAGCGCACCTGCGGCTCCAGGACGGCGAATTGAAAATCCTCCAGGACATGTGGCCCACCTGCAAAAAGGCCCGCGGAGCGTTTTCCGGAGAGCTGAACGTCGAATCCAAGAACGGCGGCCTCCGTTCCGCCGGATACTTTGAGATTCGGGACGGCCAATTGACCAACCGGGCCTACGCCCGGCACGTCAAGGATTTGGGGGTGCGACTATTGCTCGTGGACGACCGGTTGATGGTGGAGTCCGGCGCCGCCCGGATCGGCGCGGGCCGGGCGGTCCTGCGGGGCGACGTCCTCCTTCCGCGCGACGCGCCCCCCGTGTACAACCTCTGGCTGGAAACCCTGGGCGACCGGGGCGTGGAGGTGGAAGTCCCCCAATTGTCCGTGCCGCCGGGACCCGTGTTCAGCCGGCTGCCCGTTTTTCAGGAATCCCTGAAGGGTGTTTCCCGGGGGGAACCGATCTTCGTCCTTCACGCGACCGGTCCCCAGGGACGCCACGTGATCACGGCCGACGTGACGTTGAACAATTCCCAGTTCACTTACCCCCCCGCCAAGGGCGCTTTTCACCGGGTGCCGGGCCCCCGGTTTTGGCGGGACTTCTGGCGCGAAGCGGCCTGGGACGTCCGGTTTCACACGGGGAAGGACACCTGGTACCGCAACGAATACGTCAACGTGGAAATCGACGGAAACCTGGCCCTGGCCGGACGGCCGGGCGCCTGGTTGGCCAACGGCAAGATCGGCGCCCGCCAAGGGGTCATCAATTATTTGGGGCAAAACTTCATCGTGACCCAAGGCGCCTTCGAGGTCGAGACCGACACCCGCCCCGGCCTCACGCACGGCGTCTACCCGTACATTTCCGGCGTGGCGGAAAAAACCGTGGCCGGGGTGGACGCCCGGGGGTTCGCCAACGACGACGTCGTCACCATGGTGGTGGACCGCGCCCGGTTGGGGGAAATCCAACCGCGCTTCATTTCCCGCAACAGTCCGGGCCTAAAATCGGACCGGGTGGCCATGCGGGCCCTGGGGCTTTCGGGAGAGGATCAGCTTTCCCAGTCCGACCGGGACCAACTTTTTCGGGCCGGACTCGTTCAGTTGGTGGGGGCGAGCGCGGCCCCCCTGGCGACGCGGTTGGCTCAAAACTTCGGAATTTATATGATCAACACGATTTACGAGCCCCCGGAGACGACCGAGTCCGCTTCCCCTTTGAGCCCGACCCAAAGCCCGTCCGCCACCGCCGCCCCGGCCCGGGATTTGGCCACCTATTTGCGCGGGGCCGGCGCGTCGGCCCGCATTCGCCTGACCGACCGGTTGTTCGGGGTTTACAAAGTGAAGCTGGACGAAGCGCAGAATCAATTTTATTTCCGGGACGAAATCGAACTGGTCTACCGCGTGGCCAAAAGCCTTCACTTGCGGGCCAGCACGGAACTGGACTCGGAAAAATTGCTGGGGCAACCGCCCAACCGGCGGATCGCGTTGGAAAATCAATGGCGGTTCGGGCTTCCCCGGCGCCAATCCATTCCGAAGGAACCGCCTCCATGA
- the bamA gene encoding outer membrane protein assembly factor BamA produces the protein MKRTNRWCVLMMLSLVLGSFGRLRADADPVIKDLRVEGNRFLRSRTVLSKVKAKAGDTVTDPAFRADIDRLFETGLYDDVEVSLEDVPGEKTAQGAPKVRVVFKIKERPVVRRIDFKGNRRLSDSKFREELSSKSDEPYDRFKAGQDVQKIVAKYREEGYAEAQAESYVSLNPRTNKVILTFFVTEGNRVLVDAVRVEGNRFMTARKVRGRLKKTRRKKVFKEDTYKEDIDHLIEAYRDQGFLEVQVDASSRTFSEDHTRVTLTLGVREGRRYTVGGIAFAGATLYKDAELAKAVALRSGKLYEQSRMNESLRSLQDLYADKGYLRAEIDPQTVTHPVDDSQGTVDVTFAIVESSVVYVDRVYVDGNTYTKENVVRREVLLKPGDVFSAGKMRRSVERIYNLGFLDDVQVDIQQPRSPSLADVVFSVKEGKPGILSAGAGFSSLDGVVGTLQVQHINLFGLGQRLNLMWEFGRKKQNYEIGWTDPWFLNKPVSFGVDLFDTVRTLPFQNDSFAYKKGNRGFGLRLGPRLSDELSLIENYNYERVRVFDIEPKFIGNDDPANNIAPSDDIKSAVTTGVVWDTRDNVFDASRGGRHSATVEVAGGPFGGDLNFYKPELSVARYFPTFWKFVLTLSVRGAFVKEFPPSKELPFSELFRVGGVDTVRGYDIGEVGVDGGHTYMVYNAEYKFPIVQESHRTILQGAFFADVGGSWAGNRDVNLGIGSRLNQMRSGVGFGVRFKTPVFPIRLDWGYGLNHLPGQPLSQFYFTIGNIF, from the coding sequence ATGAAGCGAACGAACCGTTGGTGCGTGCTGATGATGTTGTCGTTGGTCCTGGGGTCCTTCGGACGCCTGCGGGCCGACGCCGATCCCGTGATCAAGGATCTTCGGGTGGAAGGGAACCGCTTCCTTCGCTCCCGGACGGTTCTTTCCAAAGTGAAAGCCAAGGCCGGCGACACGGTGACCGACCCCGCCTTTCGGGCGGACATCGACCGCCTGTTTGAAACCGGCCTGTACGACGACGTCGAGGTTTCCCTGGAAGACGTTCCGGGGGAAAAAACGGCCCAGGGCGCGCCCAAGGTCCGGGTGGTTTTCAAAATCAAAGAACGCCCCGTGGTTCGCCGCATCGATTTCAAGGGAAACCGCCGGCTCTCCGACAGCAAGTTCCGCGAAGAGTTGTCGTCCAAGTCCGACGAACCCTACGATCGATTCAAAGCCGGCCAGGACGTCCAAAAAATCGTGGCCAAATACCGCGAGGAGGGCTACGCCGAGGCCCAGGCGGAGTCCTACGTTTCGCTGAATCCCCGGACCAACAAAGTCATTTTGACCTTCTTCGTGACCGAGGGGAACCGCGTGCTGGTGGACGCGGTCCGCGTGGAGGGAAACCGGTTTATGACGGCGCGGAAGGTTCGTGGACGGCTTAAAAAAACCCGCCGCAAAAAAGTTTTTAAGGAAGACACTTACAAAGAGGACATCGATCACCTGATCGAAGCCTACCGGGACCAGGGGTTCCTGGAGGTCCAGGTGGACGCCTCGAGCCGCACGTTCTCCGAGGATCACACGCGGGTGACCTTGACCCTGGGCGTCCGGGAAGGCCGGCGTTACACCGTGGGCGGGATCGCTTTCGCCGGGGCAACGCTTTACAAAGACGCGGAACTCGCCAAGGCCGTCGCCCTGCGGTCGGGCAAACTGTATGAACAATCCCGGATGAACGAATCCCTCCGGTCGCTCCAGGACTTGTACGCGGACAAGGGGTATTTGCGGGCCGAAATCGATCCCCAAACCGTGACCCACCCCGTGGACGATTCCCAGGGCACCGTGGACGTCACCTTCGCCATCGTCGAAAGTTCGGTCGTTTACGTGGACCGCGTTTACGTGGACGGCAACACCTACACCAAGGAAAACGTGGTGCGCCGCGAGGTGCTGCTCAAGCCCGGCGACGTGTTTTCGGCGGGGAAAATGCGGCGTTCCGTCGAACGTATTTACAATTTGGGCTTTTTGGACGACGTGCAGGTCGACATCCAGCAGCCCCGGTCGCCCTCCCTGGCCGACGTCGTGTTTTCCGTCAAGGAAGGCAAGCCCGGCATCCTGTCCGCCGGCGCGGGTTTTTCGAGTTTGGACGGCGTGGTCGGCACCCTCCAGGTGCAACACATCAACCTCTTCGGCTTGGGTCAGCGCCTCAACTTGATGTGGGAATTCGGGAGGAAAAAACAGAATTACGAAATCGGCTGGACGGACCCCTGGTTCCTCAACAAGCCCGTCAGCTTCGGCGTCGACCTCTTCGACACCGTCCGGACCCTGCCCTTCCAGAACGATTCCTTCGCCTACAAGAAGGGAAATCGCGGGTTCGGCCTGCGCCTGGGGCCCCGCCTCTCGGACGAACTGTCCCTGATCGAAAACTACAACTACGAGCGGGTCCGGGTGTTCGACATCGAACCCAAATTCATCGGCAACGACGACCCCGCCAACAACATCGCCCCGTCGGACGACATCAAATCCGCGGTCACCACCGGCGTCGTGTGGGACACCCGCGACAATGTGTTTGACGCGTCCCGGGGCGGCCGGCACAGCGCCACGGTGGAAGTGGCCGGCGGGCCCTTCGGCGGCGATTTGAATTTCTACAAGCCCGAACTGTCGGTGGCGCGCTATTTCCCGACCTTTTGGAAATTCGTTCTGACGCTTTCCGTCCGGGGGGCGTTCGTCAAAGAATTCCCGCCCAGCAAAGAGCTGCCTTTTTCGGAATTGTTCCGCGTGGGCGGGGTCGACACCGTGCGGGGCTACGACATCGGCGAAGTGGGCGTCGACGGCGGCCACACCTACATGGTGTACAACGCCGAGTATAAATTCCCCATCGTCCAGGAAAGTCACCGGACCATTCTCCAGGGCGCCTTTTTCGCCGACGTGGGTGGCAGCTGGGCGGGCAACCGGGACGTCAACCTCGGGATCGGAAGCCGCCTCAACCAAATGCGGTCGGGCGTCGGGTTCGGCGTTCGTTTCAAAACCCCGGTCTTTCCCATCCGATTGGACTGGGGCTACGGACTGAACCATTTGCCCGGCCAACCCCTGAGCCAGTTCTATTTCACCATCGGGAACATTTTTTAA
- a CDS encoding OmpH family outer membrane protein: MLSAQSHWKRFHVVFFAVAGFLATAGAPLRSLEIPLKRGTNQATRVGFVDMDKIFREYPETQKARADYYKALEKRRSELASREKELASLDGPGPVGGTSTPPAVSTGLFSLPLELTPPAASTGTAAVAPPAPPDPEEREAERRQKREEIAAARASAARELKELEEKKSVQILGALYKTLVQLAQEKGVDLVVDKSAILYGQSAIDLTEPLARRLRGLPDDGKP, from the coding sequence TTGTTGTCCGCCCAATCCCATTGGAAACGTTTCCACGTCGTCTTTTTCGCGGTCGCCGGATTCCTGGCGACGGCCGGGGCCCCCTTGCGGTCCCTCGAGATTCCCTTGAAACGGGGCACCAACCAGGCGACCCGCGTCGGTTTCGTGGACATGGACAAGATTTTCCGGGAATATCCGGAAACCCAGAAGGCCCGGGCGGATTACTACAAGGCTCTGGAAAAACGGCGTTCCGAATTGGCGTCCCGGGAAAAGGAATTGGCTTCCTTGGACGGACCCGGCCCCGTGGGCGGGACCTCGACGCCCCCGGCGGTGTCCACCGGATTGTTCTCCTTGCCCCTGGAATTGACCCCGCCCGCGGCTTCCACGGGGACGGCCGCGGTCGCCCCGCCCGCTCCTCCGGATCCGGAGGAACGGGAAGCGGAACGACGCCAAAAGCGCGAGGAGATCGCCGCGGCCCGGGCCTCGGCCGCTCGGGAGTTGAAGGAACTCGAAGAAAAGAAATCGGTTCAGATTTTGGGCGCTTTGTACAAAACCCTCGTGCAGTTGGCCCAGGAAAAGGGCGTTGATCTGGTGGTTGATAAATCGGCCATTCTCTACGGCCAAAGCGCCATCGATTTGACGGAACCCTTGGCCCGGCGTTTGCGGGGGCTTCCGGACGACGGAAAACCTTGA